The Astatotilapia calliptera chromosome 22, fAstCal1.2, whole genome shotgun sequence region ATGAACTCAACTCCTCGCTcacctttcttctttttgtaaaCAGCAAATCCAACAGCAGCAATGAGGATGAAAATAAGAAGAACCACCACTGTTGCAATGACTGGAGCTGTCATGTCAGAGGGATTATCTGCTCCattgaaaaacacagaagataAAATTTGCAGATTAAGCAGGTTAGAATAGAAGAACTTTATAAACAACATAGGGGAGGTCAGGGGAGGTGATTAAACTATAACCTCTATAGGAGTCTGGTGTAACTATACATACAATTACCATGTAAAGGTGCTATGCCAGGCAGGAGTAggaccaaaatgcaggactcatgGGACGACGCAACGACGGGCAGAGGGAAAcatagggcttaaatacacaaagtATGACCAGGGTATCGGAAACAGTAGGGAAACATAGCTGGAGTATATCTGACATaatgagggagggaggaagaaaaactGACAACACTGAACACAAGACTTggaactgtcaaaataaaacagggaatATGAGATATTGACTAGGATTTGGACTTGACACTGTGACATGGAGATATGATTGActagggggagagagagagggaacgtGGAGCACAGGGATGGCAtagagacagaaaactaaagacTAGGAACTATAAATAtagcaaaagcagaaaacaataaagagaagcaaaaccatgaaaaccaaaaaatcAAAGAATGTAAAGTTAAACCACAAACTTAAGTCACACACTGGGTTATAGACCCAGTACTATGACTGAAACACTATACCtagataaaagaaaatgtttttccgTTAAGCAGAGCAGATGCACTAAATTTatattgttacatttttaagctcttgttttcatttgaatAACACCACATATATTCAGCAGCAGTTCCCCAAATATCAGGCCAAAAAATTAATAACCAAAGGTTTTATGGATTAAAGACACTTTGATTAATTTGAAATATGGAAGTTCAAAAATCACTGTCAGGATTTCAGGGTCTAacagtgaaatttaaaaagtagtttGTTAACATTAACAACAGTAACAGCTTGTATGTGTGGaaccagaaaacacatttatgagaTACATTCActgaaaattaaatcaaattaaaattttaggattttttattctcttttatgATCTCCGTTAGTTTTTATTCTGGTAATAACTAATTGACATCAGtgtccaaacaaaaaacaggacaaaaaattcaaatatCAAACTACGGTATCTGcagacaaaataaattaaatgcgTTTCTCACAACTTTATCATTACCAGTTCTCTCTGCCTGGTTGGTTCTGGTTACTGTTTTATCCAGTTGGATGATGTTCTCAACACCAGAGagctgaaacacacagtcgTATCTGCTCCAGTCTTCAGGTGTGACTGATGAAACATTCAGATCAGCACTCATCTGGAAGGTCCAATCATTGTTGGGGAGGATGTCTCCAAGATCCACACCCTCATGAATCTCCACGCCATCTTTTTTCCAGAACATCATGGCTTTGTCAGGATAGAAACCTGTAGCGTGGCAGGTGACTGGAGAGGAGGGAGTCTTCTGGAGGAGAGACACTGAGGGAAGAACTGGAGAGAGGGAAGGTTGGAAAGAGATGGCATGACAATGGATGGAAGTAAATATAAGAGGAAAAATTGGGAAAAAcgggaatgaaaaacaaagatgaagaCATTTAATAAGGAGATattaagaaaatatattttatgagaGAAGCATGTTTAGTGTACATATTAGATGAAAAAATAACACAGTAGCAACAGACAATATGTCTGGCTGGAACTCAAATCAAATTTTTGAATTATTGAGTCATTAGAGCCAAAGAGCCACCGGCTTTTCAGCAGCTGTATAAGGCTGTATTATGGTATACTTATACCATAGTTTGTGTAAATGTCTTTCAACTATCAGTTTTAACATCTACCAGCAGCCAAAATCACCAACAGGTTAAAATGGGAAAATGACCAAAATTATCAAAATAAATCACTGGCATTCCATCAGTGCAAGCAAGGCAACCACTTTGTACTTGAAGGATCTGTCCTCTCAGCATAGTAGTAATACAGAGTCGAACTACCTGCAAATTGTGCTagatttatttaatgtaaacttACATGCAAGATATATTATTTCATCTTTTCCACCACTACCTTCCAAATATTGTAGAGATGTGTGCTTTAGGTCCAACCCTTTTAACCCCACCATAGAACGAACATGCCAGAGCTtaactttacatttttacatgctgtagtgacACTTCTTGTAGCATTttaagttgctatacatcaatataaCTGTTATATCCTAAAgcttaataaacaaaaatagatatttgcaaatttgcatatttgtataataattgcaaaattaaataaaaaaaacagaatatgcatcaaaataaactatttccaacaGTACAGTTTAAGTTTTAAGTGTCCCAGGAACTATACAGAAAGGCatcaagtcaaacatgacttttaataCCACCGGTGAACCTTTTGAAAGGCCCTGGTGGGAAAAGAACTACAATGACATCACTTCTCAGGTAATGGTGGACATGTGATAGTTCCTGCTGACAACATGACGTTTATTCCAGCAAGTTTCCAGATTataacatttttgttgttgtgtgcgCTTTTAActcaatttttgcaaagccatTAGTGCAAGGAAATGGCGACCTGGGACAAGTTGAATGCATGATATGTAACTACAACTTCTTCTTTTatatgcaaaaaacattttgctctaGTTTATTTGGTTGCAATTctaccaggatttaaaaatTGTTATGCAAATGGGATCGCAGGCACTTCCATTTAGAAAGGTTAAATagctctgtgttttttgtgagaTTTTGCATATACCAACGCAAAATGATCACAGATCCATCCTGGCCAACCCACTGAAAATTTCCTAGTTCCGCACTGGACACGGACCCTTAGAGTTATTATAACTTTTCTCCACTTTCACACCACTCGTGGCTACATAAATGAATCATAAACATGAAGCTTCTTTCCAAACATCCTTTCAAAATAATAAGATGAAAAAagattttctaaaaaaaaaaaatccaaaatcaaGTTTATATAAAAGAACACAagagttaaatttaaaaaaatagaacacTATATAGACGGTGCTGTGATGGTCTCTTGATTCAGTCTCACAGAGGCTTCAGTGCTGTTCTCAGGAGCTGTAATgtctacagaaaaaaataaaatatttataaatcatTGTTTCATGTCCGgattttgtgattttaaattCCTTACAATCAAACTTTCTATTaaataggaaagaaaaaaagtctaaCATATACTATGCTGAGGAAATCATTTAACTGAGCCATGTACTGCAGCTGCTCACTGACTGATGAACTCAACTCCTCGCTcacctttcttctttttgtaaaCAGCAAATCCAACAGCAGCAATGAGGATGAAAATAAGAAGAACCACCACTGTTGCAATGACTGGAGCTGTCATGTCAGAGGGATTATCTGCTCCattgaaaaacacagaagataAAATTTGCAGATTAAGCAGGTTAGAATAGAAGAACTTTATAAACAACATAGGGGAGGTCAGGGGAGGTGATTAAACTATAACCTCTATAGGAGTCTGGTGTAACTATACATACAATTACCATGTAAAGGTGCTATGCCAGGCAGGAGTAggaccaaaatgcaggactcatgGGACGACGCAACGACGGGCAGAGGGAAAcatagggcttaaatacacaaagtATGACCAGGGTATCGGAAACAGTAGGGAAACATAGCTGGAGTATATCTGACATaatgagggagggaggaagaaaaactGACAACACTGAACACAAGACTTggaactgtcaaaataaaacagggaatATGAGATATTGACTAGGATTTGGACTTGACACTGTGACATGGAGATATGATTGActagggggagagagagagggaacgtGGAGCACAGGGATGGCAtagagacagaaaactaaagacTAGGAACTATAAATAtagcaaaagcagaaaacaataaagagaagcaaaaccatgaaaaccaaaaaatcAAAGAATGTAAAGTTAAACCACAAACTTAAGTCACACACTGGGTTATAGACCCAGTACTATGACTGAAACACTATACCtagataaaagaaaatgtttttccgTTAAGCAGAGCAGATGCACTAAATTTatattgttacatttttaagctcttgttttcatttgaatAACACCACATATATTCAGCAGCAGTTCCCCAAATATCAGGCCAAAAAATTAATAACCAAAGGTTTTATGGATTAAAGACACTTTGATTAATTTGAAATATGGAAGTTCAAAAATCACTGTCAGGATTTCAGGGTCTAacagtgaaatttaaaaagtagtttGTTAACATTAACAACAGTAACAGCTTGTATGTGTGGaaccagaaaacacatttatgagaTACATTCActgaaaattaaatcaaattaaaattttaggattttttattctcttttatgATCTCCGTTAGTTTTTATTCTGGTAATAACTAATTGACATCAGtgtccaaacaaaaaacaggacaaaaaattcaaatatCAAACTACGGTATCTGcagacaaaataaattaaatgcgTTTCTCACAACTTTATCATTACCAGTTCTCTCTGCCTGGTTGGTTCTGGTTACTGTTTTATCCAGTTGGATGATGTTCTCAACACCAGAGagctgaaacacacagtcgTATCTGCTCCAGTCTTCAGGTGTGACTGATGAAACATTCAGATCAGCACTCATCTGGAAGGTCCAATCATTGTTGGGGAGGATGTCTCCAAGATCCACACCCTCATGAATCTCCACGCCATCTTTTTTCCAGAACATCATGGCTTTGTCAGGATAGAAACCTGTAGCGTGGCAGGTGACTGGAGAGGAGGGAGTCTTCTGGAGGAGAGACACTGAGGGAAGAACTGGAGAGAGGGAAGGTTGGAAAGAGATGGCATGACAATGGATGGAAGTAAATATAAGAGGAAAAATTGGGAAAAAcgggaatgaaaaacaaagatgaagaCATTTAATAAGGAGATattaagaaaatatattttatgagaGAAGCATGTTTAGTGTACATATTAGATGAAAAAATAACACAGTAGCAACAGACAATATATGTCTGGCTGGAACTCAAATCAAATTTTTGAATTATTGAGTCATTAGAGCCAAAGAGTCACCGGCTTTTCAGCAGCTGTATAAGGCTGTATTATGGTATACTTATACCATAGTTTGTGTAAATGTCTTTCAACTATCAGTTTTAACATCTACCAGCAGCCAAAATCACCAACAGGTTAAAATGGGAAAATGACCAAAATTATCAAAATAAATCACTGGCATTCCATCAGTGCAAGCAAGGCAACCAAAAATGGATATCATTTGAAGGCAAAGTAAAAGTCATCCCTGTCCTTTCATCTCACACAACTTCTGTCCTAAAAGCTTCTCCCATGTCTGTTTGCATTACTGCAATCTTCTGGCCAcagttggcagtttgctggAATCAGGATTAACTCTGCTTAAGCATGATCCTACTGGGACCTGTGTGGACCATGTGTTTTCAGGGTATGTCTGTGTATTGTTAGACTGGAGCTTGTCATGCTGAGAGGCTGACAGcttttttctgattgtttgcATAAGTACGTAGTGGATAAACCTCTGGTCTGATGATTGTTACCAAAGGGATTTGTCTAGATAAAGAGTCACTTTTGCGACATGGAAAAACTGGCTTTAAGCTCAACGAGGCTTCTACCTGTTTTATTCAAGGCGCTGCTCCCATAGTCCAAAAAGAACTTCAATGTGTTTGGTATTACGTCACGGAGGAGGGTCTCTGCGTATGTAATTCTGTCACCACCCATCATCTGTTTTGCACTGTAAAGCTCTGGTTTCAGCGGGATCCATGTCTTTGTATTTAGATCAAAATCGAAGATGCCTTCTCTGTCATAACCGAAGTGTAAAAAGCTTGTCACCTCGCCAGAGTTTTTATTCCATTCATTACCAATTATACACTGCAAAATGTGAACACctggaaagacaaagaaaaacaaagactgtaATTATCTGTGTTAATTGTACATTGTGATGCATTTCTGTTCTCAAAGTCTGCATTGTGCTCATGAGTCATGTTAGATTATCTGTAAACCTTTATTGATATCTCTATTGGACCATAATTAGAATCACAGATGAATCAAAAGGAGGTCTGATGTGATTATtcaatattaaaagaaaaagattaaagaCTAGAGGTAAAGACTATTCCAGCCCAGACGTCAGCTGATATATATCTAGACTATAAACtgtaagaagcagaaaaaatgttaaatgttataaAGGCACCAGCTAAATCTAactagtttttaaaaagttaagatTTAGAACAATGAAGTAATTAGGACAAGTAAATGTATGTTTTACATCAAGATTCTTGGTCTCAATTAAGAAGCCCAAAAGTAAGGCTGTAAATATCAAGCAAGCATGCAATTTGTttataaagggaaaaaagaaataaagatggGTTTTAAGAcgcgttttttaaaaaaaatggacaatGAAGGGCCCTCTCTAATGTGCAGGGGCAGGTTAGGAGCAGCAATAGAGAAggccctgtcccctctgagccTCCTCTTGAACCTGGGAGCAGcttgtcagctgacctgagaaacatgtgtgtgtgtgggggggtgattaaggatgaagaagctcagagaggtaaggtGGGGCAAGATGatttatgcatttaaaaacaaacataagaattttaaaattaactctaagATATAAAGGCAGCCAATGGAGTGAAGCCAGGATGGGAGTTATGTGCTCTCTTTTGCAAGTTCCAGTTAAAAGTCGAGTAGACCCATTTTGAACTA contains the following coding sequences:
- the LOC113015231 gene encoding major histocompatibility complex class I-related gene protein-like — encoded protein: YLLIKCLHLCFSFPFFPIFPLIFTSIHCHAISFQPSLSPVLPSVSLLQKTPSSPVTCHATGFYPDKAMMFWKKDGVEIHEGVDLGDILPNNDWTFQMSADLNVSSVTPEDWSRYDCVFQLSGVENIIQLDKTVTRTNQAERTDNPSDMTAPVIATVVVLLIFILIAAVGFAVYKKKKDITAPENSTETSVRLNQETITAPSI
- the LOC113015190 gene encoding major histocompatibility complex class I-related gene protein-like, which gives rise to MVNMVVKLMILFLLCHPASAVSNILKYFVTGCSGHPNISEYMYVGVLDGIEVLYCDASKKILEPRQDWVKKLFDDKPDILEWFTQDCFEVRVILYTSLISDLNQHLNQSGGVHILQCIIGNEWNKNSGEVTSFLHFGYDREGIFDFDLNTKTWIPLKPELYSAKQMMGGDRITYAETLLRDVIPNTLKFFLDYGSSALNKTVLPSVSLLQKTPSSPVTCHATGFYPDKAMMFWKKDGVEIHEGVDLGDILPNNDWTFQMSADLNVSSVTPEDWSRYDCVFQLSGVENIIQLDKTVTRTNQAERTDNPSDMTAPVIATVVVLLIFILIAAVGFAVYKKKKDITAPENSTEASVRLNQETITAPSI